One genomic window of Pungitius pungitius chromosome 11, fPunPun2.1, whole genome shotgun sequence includes the following:
- the cited4b gene encoding cbp/p300-interacting transactivator 4b, producing MADHLMMPMNHSSAGPSLHGYRMGMNGGLQAGHQQHANQQAMRALPNGQMMHYGGAQANMETAMRQRQGMVGGPMNGQLNGAQMGHHQMTSGNMMYNGQQQQQHHMHPQQQQHPQQHQQQQHHHQQQQQQQQQQQHHQHQQQAQQQQQQQQQQQQQQQQQFLNGGLTSQQLMASMQLQKLNTQYHGHPLGPMGGNHMGPTTQYRMNPAQLANMQHMAGPALALNGMDADMIDEEVLTSLVMELGLDRVQELPELCLGQNEFDFISDFVNKQQPSTVSC from the coding sequence ATGGCGGACCATCTGATGATGCCCATGAATCACAGCTCAGCGGGCCCTAGTCTCCACGGTTACAGGATGGGCATGAATGGCGGCCTGCAGGCGGGTCACCAGCAGCACGCCAACCAGCAGGCTATGCGGGCACTGCCCAACGGCCAGATGATGCACTACGGCGGCGCCCAGGCCAACATGGAGACCGCCATGAGGCAGCGGCAGGGCATGGTGGGCGGGCCCATGAACGGACAACTGAATGGGGCGCAGATGGGTCACCACCAGATGACCTCTGGGAACATGATGTATAatggccagcagcagcaacagcatcaCATGcatccgcagcagcagcagcaccctcagcagcaccaacaacaacaacaccaccaccaacaacaacaacaacaacaacaacaacaacaacaccaccagcaccaacaacaagcccagcagcagcagcaacaacaacaacaacaacaacaacagcagcagcagcagtttttgAACGGAGGGTTGACGTCCCAGCAGCTCATGGCCAGCATGCAGCTCCAGAAACTCAACACCCAGTACCACGGACACCCACTGGGACCTATGGGAGGCAACCACATGGGCCCCACCACCCAGTACCGCATGAACCCAGCCCAGCTGGCCAACATGCAGCACATGGCCGGACCCGCCCTGGCCCTGAACGGCATGGACGCGGACATGATCGACGAGGAGGTTCTGACCTCGCTCGTCATGGAGCTGGGTCTGGACCGGGTCCAGGAGCTGCCCGAACTCTGCCTGGGCCAGAACGAGTTTGACTTCATCTCAGACTTTGTCAACAAACAGCAGCCCAGCACCGTGAGTTGCTGA